TTTTTCAGGCTATAGCGAATCCAATTAAGTTCCAGACGATACATACGACAAACCCCGCGCGGTACGACGTTGAACCAGACGGAAGTTATTTGAAACGGCTGTAGAGCGTAGTGGCACAAGAACGTTCTCAATCAAGACCGGCGGAACCGGGAAGCCTTTCCTGGCGGCGCGTCGTCTTCATGCCGGAAGATGTGAACCCGCGGCGTACCCTCCTCTTACGAATCATCTTAGTCGTCGCCCTCCTACTGTCTCTGTTTGTCGTTCTCCTGCTTGATCGGGATGGACTGATAGATCACTCAGATGGCGAAGTGTCTTTTGTCGATGTCATCTATTTCACGATGGTTACCATCACGACGGTGGGTTATGGCGATATTGTTCCGGTCACCCCTCGCGCGCGGCTCATCGACGCGCTCGTCATTACGCCGGTTCGGATCTTTATCTGGGTTCTGTTTCTCGGAACGGCTTACCAACTGGCCCTTAGACAATTTTCAGAAGGATTTCGCATGGCAAAACTTCACGCAAACCTGCACCAACACATTATTGTCTGTGGATATGGTCATACAGGGAATGCAGCCGTTAAGGAATTGCTGGCCAAAGGCACTCCCAAAGAGCAAATCCTGGTAATCGACCCTCAAGATGACCGAGTTCGTGCAGCCGTGAAACTGGGCGTCGCGGCTCTTCGGGGTGATGCGACCAAGGAAGGCCTTTTGAAAGATGTGGCTCTTGTCAATCAGGCACGGGCGGTAATTATTTCAGCGGGTCGTGACGATGCCAATGCGTTGATTCTCCTCACCGTTCGTCACTTGGCTCCATCTTGCCGTGTGATTATGAGCGCCAAGGAACAGGAAAATGTCAAACTTTTCCGCCAGGGAGGTGCTCAACGCATTATTTCACCATCGACCTATGGGGGGTACCTGTTGGCCGCAGCGGTCAATCAAAGACATATGACCCAATACATGGAAGATTTATTGACGGCGGGCGGGCGAGTCAATCTGGTGGAAGAAGCTGTCCGAGACGAAGATGTGGGAAAGACTCCGGCCGATCTTAAACCGGATGTCCTGCTATGCGTATTCCGCCAGGGTAGCACGCTTTCACCCTGGGAATTCAAGGAAAATGAATGCCTTGAGCCGGGGGATGTATTGCTCCTCCTCAAACAAGCTCAAGAAACCACGTAAGTGCACGTGATTTCCGCACATGATTTTCTGGATCTTCGCGGCTGACAGAAATCACTGGTTCAGGAGTCGCAGTCCATTATCCATGATCAGAAACACCCCCGTCAGGCCGACGAGCATGGCAAAGTTTGACCGTAAGGTTTTTTCCTTCATTTTTTGAGCGACTCGGGTGCCCACAAGCATACCCAACAGACTCCCGGCTATCACGAAACCCGTTAGCTGAATATCCAAGTGGCTCCTATCCAAATGACCGATGATCCCTCCGATTGAGATGAGCGCGATAATTAATAATGACGTGCCCACAGCCATGCGGACGGGAAAACCCATGACAAACATGAGAACCGGAACGATGACAAATCCTCCGCCAATACCGAAGAATCCTGTTAAGAGTCCAACGCCCATTCCGATCGTCATCGCTTTAACCGCACAACTGACCGAGCAATGTTGCGCACATTCTGCAGAGGCGTTCTTCTGATGTCCATGGTTTCCTGGCCACATCAACCAAAAACTAATCGAGACTAATAACAGGCCAAAAATAAGCAGGATGACATCCTCTTGAACCAAACGATGTCCCTGCGCCCCCAACCAAGCGCCCATCATTCCCGTGCCGCTGAACAGAAACGCGATCAGCCCCTTCACGTTGCCATATCGGTTTTCGCTCCAAGCGCCGAATAGCGCCGAATAGCCCACGACCACCAAGGACATGGCGGTCGCGTGTTGAACAGGAATCCCCACGATATAGACCAACAAGGGAATGGCAATGAGGGAGCCTCCTCCACCGGTTGCGCCAAGCAACAAGCCGACCACGCCACCGGAACCCACGGCTAAAATGGTCTGAGAAATCATGCAGCAATACTGTCCAAGGCAAGGAGCGTATCCGAAAGCACAGGATCGGACAGGAGTGTTCGGTGTTCTATCCTCAATGGATTTGGTTAGAAGGGTGACACATGAATGAGTTGCACTTCGTCTTTCCTGTACCAACACTGTCTGGAGCCTCTCAACAGTCCAGAGATGGACGAGAGGAGGATGGACAAGGAAAGTTTAGCTGATAGATAATCTACCCCAGAAAACCATGAAAGCCAAGGTATCACCGATTCAGGAAGAAACCCGTCAGGACACAATACGCCGGGTCCGGAATATCCTTAACACGCTTGAGAAGACGTATCCTCGAACGACGCTGGCGTTGGATTTCTCGACCCCGCTGGAACTCCTGATTGCCTTGATCCTCGCGGCTCAATGTCACGATGTGTTAGTCAATCAGGTCACGGTTCCCTTGTTCAAAAAGTACCGTACTCCTCTAGACTGGGCCAATCTAGATCCATCCATTCTCGAGCAAGAGATTCGCAAGGTGACCTTTTACCGGAACAAAACCAAGTCGATCCAGAAATGTTGCCAGGACTTGGTGGATCGATTCGGTGGAACCGTGCCTGAAACACTCGAAGACCTCATGTCCTTGCCGGGTGTCGGGCGAAAGACCGCCAATGTGCTACGAGGCAATGCAATGGGGCAGCCGGCGATCGGCGTCGATCGTCATGTTGGCCGTATTTCGCAAGTATTGGGTTTAACCAAAGAGAAAGATCCAGACAAGATTGAAGCTGATTTAAACCCCATCGTTTCCGACAAACACAAAGTACAATTTTGTCATCTGCTCCAAATCCATGGTCGGACCATCTGCTTGGCAAGAAAACCCAAATGTGTAGAATGTCCAGTCAATCGATATTGTCCGTATCCATCCACATATGGTGAATCATGAATTCTTTCTCGACTCTTGAATCACGGACCGGAGAGCCTCCAGCCGACCGTATTCTGACGAAACTTTCTGAGGAAGGCGAAAAACTTCAGACGCGTCTGTGTCGTCGGGTGGGACAGGCTATCGCAGATTACGGCATGATCGAGGAAGACGATAAGGTGATGGTGTGTCTTTCAGGTGGGAAAGACAGCTATGGGTTACTCGACATACTTCTAGCTATCCGGCCTCGCGCCCCGATTCATTTTGAGATCGTCGCGGTCAATCTCGATCAGAAACAACCGGGCTTCCCCGTTCATGTTTTGCCCGACTACCTGACGAAACGCGGCGTCCCGTTCCACATCGAAGAGCAAGACACCTATTCAGTCGTGAAAGAGCTCATTCCTGAAGGCCAGACGACGTGCTCGCTGTGCTCTCGTCTGAGGCGTGGCCACCTGTATCGTGTGGCCTCTGAGTTAGGCGCCACGAAGATTGCCCTTGGTCATCATCGGGATGATCTTATCGAAACACTCCTGTTAAATCTGTTGTTTGGTGGAAAGATGAGGACCATGCCACCCAAGTTGTTGTCAGATGATGGACGACATGTGGTCATCCGTCCACTGATCAACGTGGAGGAGGAGGATTTGGCTCATTATGCCAAGCTGAGAGCATTTCCCCTCATTCCCTGCAACCTGTGCGGGTCGCAAGAAAACTTGAAACGCAAAGACGTAAAGTCCCTGCTCACTGAATGGGAGGCTCGATTTCCTGGTTGTAAAGATTCGATCTTTGCGTCACTCTCGAATGTCCTTCCCGAACACCTTCTTGATCAGAGGCTATTCGACTTCTCGGCTCTCCGCAAATGACAGGGATAGAAAGACAGCCTCAACGGCTATAACGAACAGATCTATCATTGTTCAGTGGAATAGTAGCTTCGTTCGGACTATTCCTGGGGCTTTTTAATGCGTAAGAAGGTGCATGCTCGCTTTCACCCCCTGTTCCATAATCGTTTTGACTTTCCCCTGTTGGAGTTCGACGTACTTTTTGGCTACCAGGTCACTTGCTCGTATGATCAAAGCCGTGAATCCTTCAAGATGCCAAAAGGAAGGCTCGATGACTGGGGGGAGACTTTCTTTGGGGGGATAGGGCCAGAGGGAGACGTAAAAATACGGATCCGCGAAGGTGGCATCACCCGGCGAAAGCCCGATGCCGATGGTCGCCTTCTCCGAAGTTCCTTTTTGCTCAAGAGTTAGCAGAGTCGCAATATCGAAGAAATGCGGCCAGCAACGGACTGGAGAGGCTTCCGAATAGGCGGCACGAATGGCTTCAAGGATAGGTGCAGCATTGTTGTAATATTTTGCTAACTCTTCTCGACTTTTTTTGTCCGCTGATCCATACGCCATGCTTGAATCGAGAGGGTGCTTGTCCAGGGTATACGGGCCAGGCTTATCCAATTTTTTCGGATCAAGGTTGTGACGTTCAACAAGTTCAGCCAGCCAAGTTCCTACGGAACTCTCTGTTTGCCCGATAAGGCAGAACGATTCCTCCCCTTGTCTCGACTGTCCAATGATGGTCAGATCCGTTAGGTGCAGACCTACCGTGAGGTCAGAGGATAGAGGTCGACCCATCAACGCTTGCGAATGAGAGTCCCATGACATAGTGGTGTGACTGTCGTCAGGCTCAGGTTGGCAATATGCCCGTGTGGCACGTGCGACCCACTGCGCGGCATGGTGAGCCTCAAGACGCGCATCAAGAAGTTCTCCTGGAGGTACTTCGCCTAGTGTTTTCCACATAATCGCTCCTTATCGAAAAAAGTTACGCATATCCCGTCGTTCGTCTCTCGCAGGAAGAGACTGCTCATTATTTTCGATGAGGTCCTATTCCGCTCGAGGAAAATCTATTTTTATTTATACCAATTCAGGGTCTGATATGATTTCAACCAATGCTGGTCCCTCGAAAGCGATGGCTTCCTTGATGGCCTCATCAAGTTGGTCAAGCGAGGTAACACGTCGTCCATGTCCCCCGCAGAGCTTGGCGTACTCCGCAAAGTTGGGATTATGAAGAGAGGTTTGCCACACGGTCCATTCACCGGCCCGTTGCTCCTTAGTAATTTTTCCAAGCTGACTGTTATTCAATAAAATATGCGTGATATCCATCCCATACTTCACTGCGGTCGTAAACTCGGCCAAATATTGACCAAATCCGCCATCGCCGCTGACAGAGATCACTTTACGCCCCCGATGCTCTTCCCAGTCTTGCGTGGCCGCCCAAGCTCCCATCGCCGCCGGAAAGGCAAAGCCGATCGACCCGAGATATCCCGACATTAAGACACGTTGTTCGCTACATTCAAAATAGCGTCCGAATGAATACGTGTTATTGCCAACATCCACGGCGATGACGGCATCCGAAGGAGCCATTCGGGAAAGCGCGGCAAATATCGAGGCAGAATTCATACCCTGATTTCGATCATCTTGCGTGCGGCTCTTCTTTTCTTCACGCCACATCTTCCAACGCTCGGTGAGCTCAGGCCTTTGATCGGTCGCGGGTAAGGTTTCCGGGAGTCTTGACAGGATTTGCCTTGCCGTCACACCAATCTCTCCCCAGACTGGAACTGTGACGGGATGGAATTTCCCAAGCGCCATCGCTTCAAAATCAACCTGGATGATGGGTTTGGATGGCTCAATGCCGGTATGATTAGAAAAAGAGGAGCCGAACGCCAAAATGATGTCGCATTCGTTCATAAACCAACTGGCGATCGGCGTTCCCGATCGGCCAAGTACGCCTGCAGCAAGCGGATGTGAGTCTGGAATCAGCCCTTTCCCTTTAAAAGTTGTGAGAACGGGCGCATGCAATCGTTCTGCAAGGGCGATAATGTCCGGCATGGAATCCCGTGCCCCATATCCCACGATAATAATGGGGCGAGCGGCCTTTGACAAAAGTGTCACGGACTCGCTGAGCGAATCTTCGGAGGGAGCAATATCAGTGACCGGCAGGCGGCCGGCAGGTTTGGAGATTTTGACATCTTCGGCCGCTGGAATGGTTTGCACATTGTCAGGAAAAATAAGATGGGCCACATCACGCTGCACTATCGCATTTTTACAAGCCAACGCCATCAATTCAGAATGTTTTGAAGAATGCAGGACCGTATGGCTGAAGCGAGCAACAGCTTGAAACGCAGAGGCCAGATCGATTTCCTGAAAAGCGCCAGGCCCTAACACCTGCACATCGACTTGACCCGTGAGCGCCAATACTGGGGCGCGATCGACTTTTGCGTCCCACAGGCCAGTTATGAGATTTGTTGCCCCCGGTCCCGCGATAGACAAACAGGCTGCTGGATGCCCACTGAGCTTGGCATAGCCGGAGCAGGCGAACGCCGCCGCTCCCTCATGGCGAATGCCGATATAGGTCAGGTTGCCCTTGGTTTCCTGTACACGCAACGCGTCGGCCAGGCCAAGGTTGGAATGCCCGACCATCCCGAACACGCGCTTTATCCCCCATTTCACCATCGTTTCCGCCATGACGTCACTTATGGTTCGCTGATGCTCCGGTATGTGAGGAAGTCCGACATAAATCGCTCCATCACGAACTTCGACCGGAAAAAGCTCCTGACCACTATCCTCATGACCTCCAGGAGGTTTTCCCGTCAACGGGTCAAAGTCCCATCCATGCCAAGGACAACGTAGCCAACATTTTCCGTCGACCCCCGTTTCGATCGATCCCTCACCGAGAGGGCCGCCTTGATGGGGACACCGATTGTCCATGGCGGTGAATGTCCCTTGAAAATGCACCAGCGCAAGAGATTTGGTTCCCGCAGTCACAGTCTTGACCCTGCCATCAGGTAAATCATGTAAGCTGCCGACCTGATGCCATTCTATTTTGTCTGGATTTTGCGATCTGTTAACCTCACCGGACATTGTTCTACCCTTTCTTGGCCGTTAGAAATTTACAGACAACCGTCGGAGCGAGTTTCGTTATAATACTGGGCGAACGTATGGGCTGCAATTCTAAACGTCAGAATGACAGATATTAAACGGGATTCGAATTTATGTATCGTTCTTGTAGATCAATCCATGTTACACATTCAAGACCGTTTGTGTAGAAATTATCCAAATTAAAAAGCTCATGAATTTTCAAGATCGAAAAATTCAGGAGGGAGAGTGAACATGCACAAAGTATCGATTGCAGAATGGAATTCGCTGAACGATCGAAGACCGGCCTATGCGTTGGTGGCCAATGTGGACCTTGTTGTCATCCGGTACGATGATCAGGTGTCTGTCCTCTATGGGCGCTGTTTGCACCGAGGAGCGCTCTTGGCCGATGGTCGCGTTGAAGACAAAAATTTGATTTGTGGACTCCACGGGTGGGACTTTCAGTACGAAACCGGGATCAGCGCCTACAACAATGAGGAACGGTTACAGAAGTTCAATGCCTGGATCGAGCACGGACAAGTGTGGGTCGATGAAGATGAGGTCGCTCACTGGGAACGGAACCATCCTCAGCCCTTTAATCGCCAAGAATATCTCGGGACTTATGCGGATACTCATCCTGCCCAAGAAGAACCCTTTGTCGGATTTATTCAAGATTATGCCGCACATGGCCTTGAAAAGACTGGTCCTCATGGAGTGCTCGCGGCCATGGGGGTCTCCCGGACGGAGCTTCCCTCATGGGACGATATTCAGTTTGTGACTGCACAGCTCGCCACACCGCCTCAACTTGATAACGCTCAGGTCGGAACAGAAGTTGTGATTGGTCCAAACGCCAAGAAGCCACTGACGCTCAAAATCCCCATTTTCGTATCAGACATGAGTTTCGGTGCCTTGTCCGAAGAGGCCAAGACAGCGCTCGCACGAGGAGCAGAAATGGTGGGTACCGGAATCTGCTCAGGCGAAGGCGGCATGCTCGCTGAAGAACAAGCCGAAAACTCGAGGTATTTTTATGAATTGGCATCCGGCCGGTTTGGATTTGCCATGGAAAAAGTGAAAAAATGTCAGGCCTTTCATTTCAAAGGAGGACAAGGAGCCAAAACCGGTACGGGAGGGCATTTGCCAGGACCGAAAGTCAAAGGCAAAATCGCGATAGTCCGGGGGCTCAAAGAAGGTGAGCCAGCGGTTTCTCCACCGCGCTTCCCCGATTGGACCGATGTTTCACAGATTCGCGATTTTGCGACGAAAGTGCGAGCTGAGACAGACGGGATCCCCATCGGCTATAAACTTTCAGCGCAACATATTGAAAAGGATATAGATGCGGCTCTGGATGTGGGAGTCGATTATATTATTCTCGACGGACGTGGTGGCGGAACCGGTGCCGCTCCTATCATCTTCCGCGATAACATATCCGTCCCTACCATTCCTGCGCTCGCCAGAGCACGCCGTCACTTGAATCGAATCGGTCGCCAAGATGTGACATTAGTCATCACCGGAGGACTTCGTAAACCGGCAGATTTCGCAAAGGCGCTGGCGCTTGGGGCCGACGCCATCGCCGTTTCGAACTCAGCCATGCAAGCCATTGGCTGTCTCGGTATGCGAGCCTGCCATACCAACAATTGTCCCGTCGGCATCGCCACGCAAAACGAGCACTTACGTGCTCGTTTCATCGTAGAAGAATCGGCGAAGCGGTTGGCTCGCTTTTTTGAAACTTCAGTGAAATTGATGAGCTTGCTGGCCAGGGCCTGTGGACATACACATTTGAATCAATTCTGCCTCGATGACCTTACGACATTTAAAAAGACCATATCAGAACTCTCGGGTGTTCCCTATGGCGGCGTGAGTTAAGCGAGGCCGGTTGGAGAAGTGACTGCTCAACGTGATGAGGGATTCTCAAAGAAGAGTCCTCTCATGCCGATCGGGCTGACGGTTCTCGGCATACTCATCCTTCCTATATTTCTGTATTCCAATGCTCCCGAAGGACCGATCAAAGAAGGCGATATCGTATTCTCCACTGGCCGGCATCGAGCGCACTTTGTCGAACCAACCCAGTATCAGGACTCGGGTTTTCAGGGTTTTTGCGTGCTGGAGCCTCGAACGCAGTTACTCGTCATGCAACAACCGGCGACACGACCCGATGGAAGCTTTATTGCCCGTCCTCTTGACCGTTCGGTTCATGAATTTCCCGACTGCCCTGCAAGGGCTGACCTTGTGCTTCACTCTCATCAAGTCACACTGCAAAGCGATACATGGAGCGAAATCAAAGATACTCTGGGAAAGATCTTTTCTTTCGAGTGAAAAGAGATCCCTTGGGAATGGCGACGTAGAAGCGGGGAACGTCCTACTTGAGCTTCGTCGCAA
The genomic region above belongs to Nitrospirales bacterium and contains:
- a CDS encoding potassium channel family protein; translation: MAQERSQSRPAEPGSLSWRRVVFMPEDVNPRRTLLLRIILVVALLLSLFVVLLLDRDGLIDHSDGEVSFVDVIYFTMVTITTVGYGDIVPVTPRARLIDALVITPVRIFIWVLFLGTAYQLALRQFSEGFRMAKLHANLHQHIIVCGYGHTGNAAVKELLAKGTPKEQILVIDPQDDRVRAAVKLGVAALRGDATKEGLLKDVALVNQARAVIISAGRDDANALILLTVRHLAPSCRVIMSAKEQENVKLFRQGGAQRIISPSTYGGYLLAAAVNQRHMTQYMEDLLTAGGRVNLVEEAVRDEDVGKTPADLKPDVLLCVFRQGSTLSPWEFKENECLEPGDVLLLLKQAQETT
- a CDS encoding sulfite exporter TauE/SafE family protein, which gives rise to MISQTILAVGSGGVVGLLLGATGGGGSLIAIPLLVYIVGIPVQHATAMSLVVVGYSALFGAWSENRYGNVKGLIAFLFSGTGMMGAWLGAQGHRLVQEDVILLIFGLLLVSISFWLMWPGNHGHQKNASAECAQHCSVSCAVKAMTIGMGVGLLTGFFGIGGGFVIVPVLMFVMGFPVRMAVGTSLLIIALISIGGIIGHLDRSHLDIQLTGFVIAGSLLGMLVGTRVAQKMKEKTLRSNFAMLVGLTGVFLIMDNGLRLLNQ
- the nth gene encoding endonuclease III yields the protein MKAKVSPIQEETRQDTIRRVRNILNTLEKTYPRTTLALDFSTPLELLIALILAAQCHDVLVNQVTVPLFKKYRTPLDWANLDPSILEQEIRKVTFYRNKTKSIQKCCQDLVDRFGGTVPETLEDLMSLPGVGRKTANVLRGNAMGQPAIGVDRHVGRISQVLGLTKEKDPDKIEADLNPIVSDKHKVQFCHLLQIHGRTICLARKPKCVECPVNRYCPYPSTYGES
- the ttcA gene encoding tRNA 2-thiocytidine(32) synthetase TtcA; amino-acid sequence: MNSFSTLESRTGEPPADRILTKLSEEGEKLQTRLCRRVGQAIADYGMIEEDDKVMVCLSGGKDSYGLLDILLAIRPRAPIHFEIVAVNLDQKQPGFPVHVLPDYLTKRGVPFHIEEQDTYSVVKELIPEGQTTCSLCSRLRRGHLYRVASELGATKIALGHHRDDLIETLLLNLLFGGKMRTMPPKLLSDDGRHVVIRPLINVEEEDLAHYAKLRAFPLIPCNLCGSQENLKRKDVKSLLTEWEARFPGCKDSIFASLSNVLPEHLLDQRLFDFSALRK
- a CDS encoding thiamine pyrophosphate-dependent enzyme; protein product: MSGEVNRSQNPDKIEWHQVGSLHDLPDGRVKTVTAGTKSLALVHFQGTFTAMDNRCPHQGGPLGEGSIETGVDGKCWLRCPWHGWDFDPLTGKPPGGHEDSGQELFPVEVRDGAIYVGLPHIPEHQRTISDVMAETMVKWGIKRVFGMVGHSNLGLADALRVQETKGNLTYIGIRHEGAAAFACSGYAKLSGHPAACLSIAGPGATNLITGLWDAKVDRAPVLALTGQVDVQVLGPGAFQEIDLASAFQAVARFSHTVLHSSKHSELMALACKNAIVQRDVAHLIFPDNVQTIPAAEDVKISKPAGRLPVTDIAPSEDSLSESVTLLSKAARPIIIVGYGARDSMPDIIALAERLHAPVLTTFKGKGLIPDSHPLAAGVLGRSGTPIASWFMNECDIILAFGSSFSNHTGIEPSKPIIQVDFEAMALGKFHPVTVPVWGEIGVTARQILSRLPETLPATDQRPELTERWKMWREEKKSRTQDDRNQGMNSASIFAALSRMAPSDAVIAVDVGNNTYSFGRYFECSEQRVLMSGYLGSIGFAFPAAMGAWAATQDWEEHRGRKVISVSGDGGFGQYLAEFTTAVKYGMDITHILLNNSQLGKITKEQRAGEWTVWQTSLHNPNFAEYAKLCGGHGRRVTSLDQLDEAIKEAIAFEGPALVEIISDPELV
- a CDS encoding glutamate synthase-related protein — protein: MHKVSIAEWNSLNDRRPAYALVANVDLVVIRYDDQVSVLYGRCLHRGALLADGRVEDKNLICGLHGWDFQYETGISAYNNEERLQKFNAWIEHGQVWVDEDEVAHWERNHPQPFNRQEYLGTYADTHPAQEEPFVGFIQDYAAHGLEKTGPHGVLAAMGVSRTELPSWDDIQFVTAQLATPPQLDNAQVGTEVVIGPNAKKPLTLKIPIFVSDMSFGALSEEAKTALARGAEMVGTGICSGEGGMLAEEQAENSRYFYELASGRFGFAMEKVKKCQAFHFKGGQGAKTGTGGHLPGPKVKGKIAIVRGLKEGEPAVSPPRFPDWTDVSQIRDFATKVRAETDGIPIGYKLSAQHIEKDIDAALDVGVDYIILDGRGGGTGAAPIIFRDNISVPTIPALARARRHLNRIGRQDVTLVITGGLRKPADFAKALALGADAIAVSNSAMQAIGCLGMRACHTNNCPVGIATQNEHLRARFIVEESAKRLARFFETSVKLMSLLARACGHTHLNQFCLDDLTTFKKTISELSGVPYGGVS